In a single window of the Rhinolophus ferrumequinum isolate MPI-CBG mRhiFer1 chromosome 21, mRhiFer1_v1.p, whole genome shotgun sequence genome:
- the ANKRD40 gene encoding ankyrin repeat domain-containing protein 40 isoform X2, translated as MRSTAGADKEILTTKGEMPVQLTSRREIRKIMGVEDDDDGDNLPQLKESEPPFVPNYLANPAFPFSYTPVEEDSAKLQNGGPSTPPASPPADGSPPLLPAGEPPLLGAFPQDRTSLALVQNGDVSAPSAILRTPESTKPGPVCQPPVSQSRSLFSSVPSKPPVSLEPQNGTYAGPAPAFQPFFFTGAFPFNMQELVLKVRIQNPSLRENDFIEIELDRQELTYQELLRVSCCELGVNPDQVEKIRKLPNTLVRKDKDVARLQDFQELELVLMISENNFLFRNAASTLTERPCYNRRASKLTY; from the exons GAGCTGACAAAGAGATTCTTACCACAAAAGGAGAAATGCCAGTCCAATTAACATCAAGGAGAGAAATCAGGAAGATTATGGGAG tgGAAGACGATGATGATGGCGACAACCTGCCCCAGCTGAAGGAGTCAGAACCGCCCTTTGTTCCCAACTACTTGGCCAACCCAGCTTTCCCTTTTAGCTACACCCCTGTGGAAGAGGATTCGGCCAAGCTGCAGAATGGGGGTCCCTCCACACCTCCTGCATCACCCCCTGCAGATGGATCACCTCCATTACTGCCCGCTGGGGAACCTCCCCTCCTAGGGGCCTTTCCTCAGGATCGAACCTCTTTGGCACTCGTTCAAAACGGGGATGTGTCTGCCCCCTCTGCTATACTCAGAACACCAGAAAGCACAAAACCAGGTCCTGTTTGTCAGCCACCAGTGAGTCAGAGTCGCTCACTGTTCTCTTCTGTCCCGTCCAAGCCACCAGTGTCCCTGGAGCCTCAAAATGGGACATATGCAGGGCCAGCGCCAGCATTCCAGCCATTTTTCTTCACTGGAGCATTTCCATTTAATATGCAAG AGCTGGTACTCAAGGTGAGGATTCAGAACCCATCTCTTCGAGAAAATGATTTCATTGAAATTGAACTGGACCGACAGGAACTCACCTACCAAGAATTACTCAGAGTGAGTTGCTGTGAGCTGGGTGTTAATCCGGATCAGGTGGAGAAGATCAGAAAGTTACCCAATACGCTGGTAAGAAAG GATAAAGACGTTGCTCGACTCCAAGATTTCCAAGAGCTAGAACTGGTTCTAATgataagtgaaaataattttctgttcaGAAATGCTGCATCCACACTGACTGAAAGGCCTTGCTACAACAGGAGAGCTTCAAAACTGACTTACTAA